Genomic segment of Oncorhynchus tshawytscha isolate Ot180627B linkage group LG28, Otsh_v2.0, whole genome shotgun sequence:
AGATGATTACAAAAGGGGTTCTCTGTCACAGGCTTGGGTCATGTTCATGTATGTCTTGCCCTCTCAGGCCGGGTGCGCCGTTCTGTTGTTCCAGTGCTGGTTTAGGTTTTCTGGAAAGCCTGCTTGCACACAACTCCACAAACTCTCAGCTCCTGCAGAGAGAACAGAAGGTAAAATTATGTTCCACCGAGAGAGTGAACAGGATTTCTAATAAAATCCCTttgattaattatttatttgtttgtgcagagagagacaaataaaTCATTATCATCATTAATTGAGGTAAACAgctgtgaagacatcaaaaatggTTGCAGTAAATCAATCCCCTCTATGGAGAATAACCATACGCAAAGCACTTGTACTTGCAGTTATATTTCTAACCACCAGAGGCCGCGGTTGTTCAGTGATCCGGGGTTTAGTGACTCCAGGGAGCCGCTTTGCTAATGAATAATTTAATGGCCAAAGATTGCGAACATCTGTTGAAATCACGGTGACTCAATACGTTGGCAGTCAAATGCCTTGTATTTAGCTTTAATGACAATAATCATAGCAATGAAAATCGGTAATGACAAGGTAATGAAGTCATTGTAGAGGTCAGTAAATGTACTAATGTTTGTGTATGGGTTGATCAGGGGTGCACTATAAAAGGGCCAATTCTCTGAAGGGTCCTTAGACTCGATCCCTATCCACAAAGTTTCTGAATTTAATCATGCAGTATTTCCCCCGGTGGTTCATGTTTTGTTCAAATCTTGTTTATAAGGTTACCAAAGCCAGAAACCAGCTATATTTGAACAAAACTGAATCATACAAAAACAATGCAAGTTTTAATCTCTGCTATTTTTTCTATAGCCTATCCATctatatcatttaaaaaaaatgtatcacctGATCTGAGATATGTTGTGACAAAAAGTGAAATCAGGAACTGAGGAAGTAGACTTGCATTCAAATGACATGAATAGACTCTCTTACCAAATAAAGCTTATCTCCCTCCACCCAATGGGTCCAGCCTCggccctccttctctcccttctgaACACACACCAGCTTGTCCCCCTCCCATGAGATAGTTGTCtacatgaagagaggagagacaccatTATGCATTCTACTGTCAGTTAGGAGCATGacccacccacacgcacacaaacacacacagagggtgcATGACCATATGTAGAACAACTTACAGGgaacacacatgcagacagaagcttgcaaacaaacacacacttttcTCAGCAGAGCAAAAATAACTTCTGTTGAGTTTACCATTACAAGATGGAGAAAATAATATGCTAAAGGACTTGAACGAGATCTTCTTCCCATGTTGTTGAAGTCACCAAGTTTCACGTTTTTTttggtcacatgcacaggatacagcaggtgtAAAACAAAAGAGTGAAATGCTTAAGTTGAGGAGTTgcgagctctttcccaacaatgcacaaTAAAAAGGTAATAATACcgataaaaatgaaaaaaaagacAAAAGAGAAACACGAGAATGCAGGTCAGTGCAGTGCCTGTACCGTTATCACAACCAGCTACTCCACAGAGAGTCAACCATTTTGATATGACCACTTTACCCATCAGCATTTTAAAAACACTACACCAAGCCAGTTCATATTCATACCAACAGGAGCATTCCAGTCCTAAATCATTCTGActaataaattatatatatatatatatataatattatatatatatatatatatatatatatatatatatatatatatatatatatatatatatatatatatatatatatatatatatatatatatatatatatatacatacatacatacatacatacatacatacatacatacatacatacatacatacatacatacatacatacatacatacatacatacacaatacTGACCAGATATTATACACACCAGCTCTTTCATGACATAAACAAGTCAGGTGTTAATTGTAAATAGTCATAAAGGTATAGTAAAGAATTTATGAATTGGACTCACAAATGGTAAATTAGAACATTAAATAGTTATCCCAGTGGTCAATAACAGATTACGTAATTTCATTCCCTGATTGTAGCCCACTCGCAGCAGCGCACAAGGTGAtggctaacatgctgaccacacatgTATGACCacacttgtatgctctagtcggctggccctcgctacatattcgtcaccagacccactggctccaggtcatctacaagtccatgctaggtaaagctccgccttatctcagttcactggtcacgatggcaacacccatccgtagcacgcactccagcaggtgtatctcactgatcatccctaaagccaacacctcatttggccgcctttcgttccagttctctgctgcctgtgactggaacgaattgcaaaaatcgctgaagttggagacttttatctccctcaccaacttcaaacatctgctatctgagcagctaaccgatggctgcagctgtacatagtctatcgataaatagcccacccatttttacctacctcatcccgatactgtttttatttatttacttttctgctcttttgcacaccaatatctctacctgtacatgaccatctgatcatttatcactccagtgttaatctgcaaaattgtaattattcacctacctcctcatgccttttgcacacaatgtatatagactccccttttttttcctactgtgttattgacttgttaattgtttactccatgtgtaactctgtgttgtctgttcacactgctatgctttatcttggccaggtcgcagttgcaaatgagaacttgttctcaactagtctacctggttaaataaaggtgaaataaaataaataaaaaataaacagctgGCGttatgttattcaatcatttgaTCCAAACTCGGTTCTATTTTTGACGCTTGGCTCGCTGCAAGTCCAAACTCTCACACCCCCCTGATTGGTTTTTAGGAACATATACCCACGTCAGTGATTGAAAaagaactgaggtccacactccagtccaattggtggtggtaatgaaccttaaagttggttgccaactgccatataaagtccacagaagaagaagacgcctgaaggaggagagattactggGAACGaactaggtttccccttttatctgtggattaattgtcggagtagagaacACACAATTTTGTGTGACTCTAAATGGGTTAAATTTCTAAAAACAGGACGTTGTGAatatcaggtaaaataacaacccaatgtttatatcccaggacaaattagctagcaacagcaagctagctagctaaatgaccatgaatgtttcatgtgttttGACCTTTCGCCAAATTAATATAGCTGGTTCAGATTTCAACCTGGTtgtcctgatcgcgtctggtgtggatGGGTAAAATCAACATGCGCACGATGCCGCACTTGCGTGCCCGATCTAGTCAGCATGTAATGGGCTTGGAAAGTAATTTGCCTACAAATTACAAGGGCAGTTCGTTTTGAGGCGAAGAATATGCAGATCAGAATCAATTCTCAGAGATCCCTCCTAGGGAGTGGGCCATTTCATTACGTTTTTCACTCACCACGTTTATTCTAAAAATGTCTGTCCTCACTCTGGTACCCTGTggacaaacattaagaataaactacgtggtgagttgatgcctattctgcagctagttagctaggtgaAGTGATCGTGCTACTTTGTATGCGTTttttgttggcaaccttgtactttacgaagtttttggaacagattcctgttggaacgttccacaaattacACCCACCCTCTTTAGCCTTATTCAACTGATTCCTTCTGAAGCAGCAATCTACCGTTTCCCCCTCAGTGTCAACTCAAGGCCCATTGTATTCATAGTTGTAATTCAGTCATGTGTGGGTAAGCACATAGACTGCCATTTGGATCTGAGAGGGCATTTGATTGATCAAATCATACTGAGACATCACATTTACTCTTTGTTCTCATGCAGTCTATATCCAGAAATATGTTTTGTCCAAATAAAAATGTAGTTTGAATGTACAACAGACTCACCATGCATTTTCTGAATGTGTGATGGAAATGTTTTTGTCAACTCACCATGCATTTTCTGTCATCGACCCCTGACAGATCCTCTTCAAACTCCTTGCCAACATGGAAATCCATGTTGTAGTTCTTAAAGGTACTGAGGGTCTTGATGACCATGTGATCACCATCAACACTGATGTCTTTGTCAGTCTTCAACAAGTTGGCAATTTTCCTAATGGCAACATTTACATCTGTGTGATGGATGTGTACCCAAG
This window contains:
- the LOC112244607 gene encoding retinol-binding protein 1-like; the protein is MPVDLNGYWKMISNDNFEEYMKALDVNVAIRKIANLLKTDKDISVDGDHMVIKTLSTFKNYNMDFHVGKEFEEDLSGVDDRKCMTTISWEGDKLVCVQKGEKEGRGWTHWVEGDKLYLELRVCGVVCKQAFQKT